The following proteins are encoded in a genomic region of Phycisphaerae bacterium:
- a CDS encoding response regulator, whose product MDDSLPPSKILIVDDNPQNLELLEAYLEDLPGVSIASALDGQTCLEKVAADQPDLILLDIMMPRMSGYEVCKKIKANDATKDIPIIMVTALHEMGDIERGVEVGTNDFITKPVNRVDLLARARTLLRVRHASKSAK is encoded by the coding sequence ATGGATGATTCGCTGCCACCGAGCAAGATTCTGATCGTGGACGACAATCCGCAGAATCTGGAGCTATTGGAGGCGTATCTGGAAGACCTGCCCGGCGTTTCGATCGCCAGCGCCCTTGACGGCCAAACGTGCCTTGAAAAGGTGGCGGCCGATCAGCCTGACCTGATTCTGCTCGATATCATGATGCCCCGGATGAGCGGCTACGAAGTCTGCAAGAAGATCAAGGCGAACGACGCGACCAAGGACATTCCGATCATCATGGTGACGGCGTTGCACGAGATGGGCGACATCGAGCGCGGCGTGGAAGTCGGGACGAACGATTTCATCACCAAACCGGTGAATCGTGTAGACCTTCTGGCGCGGGCTCGGACGCTTCTTCGCGTCAGGCACGCCAGCAAATCCGCAAAATAA
- a CDS encoding insulinase family protein, with amino-acid sequence MARKPRKRAFREAYRLVDSAERRVCVFDNGLTAILQRHGVAPVVEVRVYVRGGSAFEGRWTGTGISHLLEHCITSDGTEQRDEREMGRLGERLGGLINAYTTIDHICHHVGTTRENMSAAVEIFADYLIRPLLSKAVFDRELGVVQRELERDRDDPETQLEEMLYEVSYVGHPLQYPVIGHRSGLLSLTHEDILAYHRQLHVPDNIFVVIVGDIDLDEATSVVARHFDAMERRARYDMVLPPVRPFIAPARAIRSMGVESATTTFGWLTVRDGECDDIALDLLASVLGDSETSRLAKALKWNRELAYDVGILHDSHWHSPGLMQVTIQCDAAKLEAAERAMLEVFANIEASPVTAAELDRARRQTLTAVRMQRETASGAATQMGEDFLASGNVDYAKAYESRVVETTVDELMRAAKRYLRPNAFVSATVVPRKRVSRRSTTPSQAATALPRILKLDNGLTCVLQPLPAAGFTSAHATFIGGLVTETAETNGVHPLAVQMLSRGTRHRTGDEISENFAARGSGLAAVSGLSQLSCGFTSVAEDFDVLLEVLADVLLSPAFDGKELAKLKPTHCDSIARSEEDWNAELIQFARLKFFDHSPYRLPRLGTIANVNRFTPDDLFQSHRETFQGGNGVLSIAGRFDVDAVEARVRRHFAAMPSSMTRRQLTVEPEPVRSADRLFIKRSSDEREVAGLFVGFPGLRVSDVEHRASVAVMETMLAGYSLSGGRLFAALRGGDRDMVYEIAPAGLIGVLPGHIAFVAGCEPDRINEVYAIVRGELDALRAHRYDEEEIDRARNMVIMGELDQLQSSAEYAARAGLDELFGLGFEDSERFLTEIRSVNLDAVSAAIDSYLGPATIAVVTPSPDLVDFGIVPTQEVAVSPIVASAP; translated from the coding sequence ATGGCCCGCAAACCTCGAAAACGCGCGTTTCGTGAAGCATATCGGCTGGTTGATTCCGCAGAGCGCCGCGTCTGCGTTTTCGACAACGGATTGACGGCGATCCTGCAGCGCCACGGTGTCGCGCCGGTCGTCGAGGTTCGCGTATATGTTCGCGGCGGGAGCGCATTCGAAGGCCGATGGACCGGCACGGGGATCAGCCACCTCCTGGAGCACTGCATCACGTCGGACGGCACCGAACAGCGCGACGAGCGGGAGATGGGGCGGCTCGGCGAGCGACTGGGCGGACTGATCAACGCGTATACGACGATCGACCACATCTGCCACCATGTTGGCACGACACGCGAGAACATGTCGGCGGCCGTCGAAATCTTCGCGGATTACCTCATTCGCCCCCTGCTTTCCAAGGCGGTGTTTGATCGTGAGCTGGGCGTCGTCCAGCGCGAGCTGGAGCGAGACCGGGACGACCCCGAAACGCAACTGGAAGAGATGCTCTACGAAGTGTCATATGTCGGTCACCCATTGCAGTACCCGGTCATCGGCCATCGATCGGGCCTGCTGTCGCTTACGCACGAGGATATTCTGGCGTATCACAGGCAACTGCACGTCCCCGACAACATTTTCGTGGTGATCGTGGGCGACATCGATCTTGACGAGGCGACCTCCGTCGTCGCCCGGCACTTCGACGCGATGGAGCGGCGGGCCCGCTATGACATGGTTCTTCCGCCGGTTCGGCCGTTCATCGCGCCCGCGCGCGCGATTCGTTCGATGGGTGTCGAATCCGCCACGACGACGTTCGGCTGGCTGACGGTTCGCGACGGAGAATGCGACGACATTGCGTTGGACCTGCTTGCGTCGGTACTTGGCGATTCCGAAACATCGAGATTGGCAAAAGCGCTGAAGTGGAATCGCGAACTGGCATACGACGTCGGCATCCTGCATGACAGCCATTGGCATTCGCCTGGATTGATGCAGGTCACCATCCAATGTGACGCGGCGAAGCTTGAGGCCGCCGAGCGCGCGATGCTGGAAGTATTCGCGAACATCGAAGCATCGCCCGTGACGGCGGCGGAGCTGGATCGCGCCCGACGCCAGACGCTGACCGCCGTGCGAATGCAGCGAGAAACGGCCTCGGGCGCGGCGACCCAGATGGGCGAGGACTTTCTGGCCAGCGGCAATGTGGACTACGCGAAAGCCTATGAAAGCCGTGTCGTGGAAACGACCGTGGACGAACTGATGCGGGCGGCGAAACGCTACCTGCGCCCGAATGCATTTGTCTCCGCAACCGTTGTGCCGCGAAAGCGCGTTTCGCGCCGTTCGACCACTCCTTCGCAGGCTGCCACCGCTCTTCCGCGCATCCTCAAACTCGATAACGGGCTGACCTGCGTCCTGCAGCCGTTACCCGCCGCGGGATTCACGTCGGCCCACGCCACGTTCATCGGAGGACTCGTGACGGAGACGGCGGAAACCAACGGCGTCCACCCGTTGGCGGTTCAGATGCTGTCACGTGGAACGCGCCACCGCACCGGCGACGAGATCTCCGAGAATTTCGCGGCAAGGGGCAGCGGTCTGGCAGCCGTCTCGGGACTGAGCCAGTTGTCGTGCGGATTCACTTCGGTGGCAGAAGACTTCGACGTACTGCTCGAAGTGCTCGCGGATGTGCTTCTTTCGCCGGCGTTCGACGGGAAAGAGCTTGCGAAGCTCAAGCCCACGCACTGCGACAGCATCGCCCGATCGGAGGAGGACTGGAACGCCGAATTGATCCAGTTCGCACGGCTCAAGTTCTTCGATCATTCGCCCTATCGCCTTCCACGACTTGGTACGATTGCGAACGTGAATCGGTTTACGCCGGACGATCTCTTTCAGTCGCATCGAGAGACCTTCCAGGGCGGTAATGGCGTGCTCTCCATTGCCGGTCGATTCGACGTCGACGCGGTCGAGGCGCGCGTACGGCGTCACTTTGCCGCCATGCCTTCGTCGATGACCCGCCGCCAACTGACCGTCGAGCCGGAGCCGGTCCGCAGCGCGGATCGACTGTTTATCAAGCGGTCGTCCGATGAGCGCGAAGTCGCCGGCCTCTTTGTCGGCTTTCCCGGCTTGCGGGTGTCAGATGTGGAGCACCGTGCGAGCGTCGCTGTCATGGAGACGATGCTAGCCGGTTACTCGCTTTCGGGCGGGCGGCTGTTCGCGGCTCTCCGGGGCGGTGACCGTGACATGGTTTATGAGATCGCGCCCGCCGGCCTGATCGGCGTGCTCCCGGGTCACATTGCGTTCGTCGCCGGCTGCGAACCAGATCGAATCAACGAAGTCTACGCGATCGTCCGCGGCGAACTGGACGCGCTTCGCGCTCACCGGTACGACGAAGAGGAAATCGACCGGGCCCGCAACATGGTCATCATGGGGGAATTGGATCAGCTGCAATCATCCGCCGAATATGCCGCGCGGGCCGGACTGGACGAATTATTCGGCCTGGGATTCGAAGACAGCGAGCGGTTTCTGACGGAGATCCGCAGCGTGAACCTGGATGCGGTCAGCGCCGCGATCGATTCCTACCTCGGCCCGGCCACGATTGCCGTCGTGACACCCTCACCCGACCTTGTTGACTTCGGCATCGTTCCCACCCAGGAAGTCGCCGTCTCGCCAATCGTTGCGTCCGCTCCGTAA
- a CDS encoding DUF3473 domain-containing protein has protein sequence MGRPIAFDRAVRLGRSIPSRPNPVQPAGANLDGLRRDSHDQSEAFAHTHSAAADRASSRVANALTIDLEDWPVAVLGPGQEITSRVVRNTKRCLQLLDWHGTKATFFVLSRVAEKFPDLIREVHARGHEIASHGHGHELLFNMSPSRFAEDVSRSIEILTAITGTRPIGYRAPAFSVISETRWAGPILADLGFKYDSSIFPIRHPRYGIPGSPRRIHRWENCDLIECPPATCRIFGTTLPIAGGGYFRLLPGPLVRAAVRGMNRSNMPAILYMHPYELDVGGVLAHRLDGVSVGNIRHFTQALFRSRIEKRLHRLLEGFHFRPLRDLL, from the coding sequence ATGGGCAGACCCATCGCGTTTGATCGCGCCGTCCGGCTGGGTCGCTCAATACCCTCGCGACCGAATCCTGTGCAGCCCGCGGGCGCCAACCTGGACGGTCTTCGCCGCGACTCACACGATCAAAGCGAAGCGTTCGCGCACACGCATTCCGCCGCCGCCGACAGAGCATCGTCGCGCGTTGCCAATGCGCTGACGATTGATCTGGAGGACTGGCCGGTCGCGGTGCTGGGTCCGGGACAGGAGATCACATCGCGGGTTGTTCGGAACACAAAGCGTTGCCTTCAGCTCCTGGACTGGCATGGCACCAAGGCGACGTTTTTTGTCCTGAGTCGCGTGGCCGAAAAATTCCCCGACTTGATCCGGGAGGTCCACGCTCGCGGTCACGAGATCGCATCGCACGGTCATGGACACGAATTGCTCTTCAACATGTCTCCGAGCCGTTTCGCCGAAGACGTGTCGCGCAGCATTGAGATACTGACTGCGATCACCGGGACGCGACCTATCGGGTATCGCGCCCCGGCATTCAGCGTCATCAGTGAAACACGCTGGGCCGGACCGATCCTGGCAGATCTCGGGTTCAAATATGATTCGAGCATCTTTCCGATTCGGCACCCGCGCTACGGCATTCCCGGCTCGCCGCGTCGCATTCATCGCTGGGAGAACTGCGATCTCATCGAATGCCCACCGGCGACCTGCCGAATTTTCGGCACCACGCTGCCGATTGCCGGAGGCGGATATTTTCGACTATTGCCCGGCCCGCTGGTTCGCGCGGCAGTTCGCGGGATGAATCGGTCGAACATGCCGGCAATCCTGTACATGCACCCGTATGAGCTGGATGTCGGCGGGGTACTAGCACACAGGCTGGACGGCGTTTCGGTCGGGAATATACGGCATTTCACGCAAGCGCTGTTTCGCAGCCGCATAGAGAAACGCCTGCATCGCCTCCTGGAAGGGTTCCATTTCAGGCCGCTGCGCGATCTGCTCTGA